In a single window of the Mucilaginibacter defluvii genome:
- a CDS encoding RagB/SusD family nutrient uptake outer membrane protein yields MIRKIYKVICVIGCVAALSTFSSCKKLLEQTPKNSTYFDVYWKTAQDANNAIAGNYALLRNAMSNKYNRYYMYGDAVAKNYFTIQYGGDGIEGIQGGDFTFQYNLNSLANYTLYFKSVAMSNIILKNVSKMTDAQLKDADDPEQFRNKILGQAYFLRALSYFMMVRVWGDVPVVTEAYDDPINAPQLARSPKAEVMKLIEDDCHKAAPLLSWSYANVGDAKVTANRGSVYALLTHLYLWRATMLDVSTATPNMADVNSADTTINAIVAKGGYRLVDTANYKSIFVGRSSEGIFEINVSENTLEGSNSSIGMFFLNSSYINNGTNNPRMFVTPVYLRNHFQDSDTTDVRFKKNFALTTSERPMCIKYANVIYRNAGQQLDPYLSNNMVVFRLSDINLLKAEIALYKNNVSTAINIINDSRKRHNANPTMLANDLTKDEVMDEYIVERGRELYLEGHLFYDLLRTRKYGNVVDWLTDQRFQLEGFYFPVDPALFRQNPKLKQTTYWLGKV; encoded by the coding sequence ATGATAAGAAAGATATACAAAGTAATATGTGTGATAGGTTGCGTGGCGGCTTTATCAACATTCAGTTCATGTAAAAAATTGCTTGAACAAACGCCAAAAAACTCTACTTACTTTGACGTTTACTGGAAAACAGCTCAGGATGCTAACAATGCGATAGCCGGCAATTACGCCTTGCTGCGTAATGCTATGAGCAACAAGTACAACCGGTATTATATGTATGGCGATGCCGTTGCCAAAAACTATTTCACTATACAATACGGCGGCGATGGTATAGAAGGCATACAAGGTGGTGACTTTACCTTTCAATACAACCTTAACTCATTAGCTAACTACACGCTTTATTTCAAATCGGTAGCGATGTCAAACATCATACTGAAGAACGTAAGCAAGATGACGGATGCGCAATTAAAGGATGCTGATGACCCGGAACAATTCAGAAACAAAATATTAGGCCAGGCTTATTTTTTACGCGCCTTGAGTTATTTTATGATGGTAAGGGTTTGGGGAGACGTACCGGTAGTAACTGAAGCTTACGATGACCCGATAAACGCGCCACAACTGGCCCGCAGCCCTAAAGCCGAAGTAATGAAGCTGATTGAGGATGATTGCCATAAAGCAGCGCCTTTGTTAAGCTGGAGTTACGCAAATGTTGGCGATGCAAAGGTAACCGCTAACCGCGGATCGGTATACGCTTTACTTACACATCTTTACCTCTGGAGAGCTACTATGCTTGATGTAAGCACCGCTACGCCAAACATGGCGGATGTAAACAGTGCCGATACGACTATTAACGCGATAGTTGCCAAAGGCGGTTACAGGCTGGTTGATACCGCAAATTACAAAAGCATATTCGTAGGCCGCTCGTCAGAAGGTATCTTCGAAATTAATGTAAGCGAGAATACGTTGGAAGGCTCAAACAGCTCGATCGGTATGTTCTTCTTGAATTCATCATATATCAACAACGGTACAAATAACCCGCGTATGTTTGTTACGCCTGTTTATCTTCGTAACCATTTTCAGGATTCAGATACTACCGACGTTCGTTTTAAAAAGAACTTCGCACTTACTACATCTGAAAGGCCAATGTGCATTAAATATGCTAATGTTATTTACCGTAACGCCGGCCAGCAGCTTGATCCTTACCTGAGCAACAATATGGTTGTTTTTAGATTGAGTGACATTAACCTGTTAAAAGCAGAAATAGCGCTATATAAAAACAATGTAAGCACTGCCATTAATATTATTAACGATTCGAGAAAACGCCATAATGCTAACCCAACAATGCTTGCAAATGATTTAACGAAGGATGAAGTGATGGATGAATACATAGTAGAACGTGGCCGGGAGCTATACCTCGAAGGCCATTTATTTTATGATTTACTGCGCACACGCAAATATGGTAATGTAGTTGATTGGCTAACAGATCAAAGGTTTCAGCTGGAAGGCTTTTACTTCCCGGTTGACCCGGCCCTGTTCAGACAAAATCCGAAGCTTAAACAAACTACTTATTGGTTAGGCAAAGTATAA
- a CDS encoding SusC/RagA family TonB-linked outer membrane protein, with translation MTKRFTFLKAVLVVCCLLYLLVPYSAQAQTVVTGTVVDKDNLPVPGATVREKGGTATTSTNPKGEFSLKASTSKPVLIVTFVGFLTAEIEAGSKPNLTISLKDNPQQLSEVVLIGYQKITRKKSTAAVSSLSAKEIANLPAASFDQLLQGRLSGVNVQNFSGAPGATPTVSVRGNSLVSRGYNEYNVVNSPLYVVDNVPQPTEDYVGPGTGTGANYLAGINPNDIESIDVLKDASAAAIYGSRAANGVILITTKKGLSGDPKVTLNSYYGLTQRPQLRDVTLGAEERRQKMQILNQQLNYDQKQQLPFMLTDSLNEAFNGNNDWQDLFYQTGKISNVDLGLSGGGAGNMVYRFSGGHYNEEGIIKATGFKRYTGRLNLTAHALNNKLTINPLIAYSRSDRARGNGDNSSPISLGAGNMPSSLFNLSPDKKEYYLGAYQSNLDKNISNQLTFNLNLALEINKHLTLTSQSSFLQTNARRDLSRSSLLQNGQGNYSYSYADAGMQINTSNFFTYNNSFGKHNVSGVAGQDILYNTFQTTTASGFNGPSDNIQTVRGFQQSKIGAGSDYQAYGLLSYYGRASYDYDSRYLLSVSARTDGSSRFGKNHKWGFFPAASVGWLISEESFMKDNENNPFTLLKLRGSIGTSGSLPTNNYLQYNLYNVNNGGFEGNGGATSYNGVTAITPNFYDGAAQNSLSWERSKQWNIGTDIEIKNGKYAVSLDVYNKESSLQLFSVDLPVTTGYDLALTNAIGVRNSGVDLTISANPLEGNFRWYTRLNVTYNKNKIMNLPNGNRDLVMSGDRFDKSHILSVGSPINAFYLYQTLGVFPTIESIPANPYTGERYRNSNGTYNPGDFYLADLDGDYFVDVFNDGINPDKTPIGDPNPRYVGGWSNDFNYKSFSLNIFSTFTFKRDVLNLFESDRFSNSTDGDPINRFAYYSTPDFSKLNIWRMPGDNAQYAKYDIGTYRYYYTGAQTFFLEKGGYFRIKSVRLSYDFNPTILKRLGLGRLRVYGIMDNVKMFQQSKRLPDAEAVNPYGEYNGAGYPIPKKYTLGLDIQF, from the coding sequence ATGACCAAAAGATTTACTTTTTTAAAAGCCGTCTTAGTTGTTTGCTGCCTACTTTACCTGCTGGTTCCGTACAGCGCGCAAGCGCAAACGGTAGTTACTGGTACAGTGGTCGATAAAGACAATCTTCCGGTGCCAGGCGCAACCGTAAGGGAAAAAGGCGGTACTGCTACAACATCAACCAACCCTAAGGGAGAGTTCTCGTTAAAAGCATCCACATCGAAACCTGTTTTAATCGTTACGTTCGTTGGTTTTTTAACTGCCGAAATTGAAGCAGGCAGCAAACCAAATTTAACCATTTCATTAAAAGACAATCCGCAGCAGTTAAGTGAGGTTGTATTAATTGGTTATCAAAAAATTACCCGTAAAAAATCAACCGCGGCGGTTTCCAGCTTGTCGGCAAAAGAGATTGCTAATTTACCGGCTGCGAGTTTTGACCAGTTATTGCAAGGCCGTTTATCAGGTGTAAACGTGCAAAACTTCTCAGGTGCGCCGGGCGCTACGCCAACCGTATCCGTACGTGGTAACTCATTAGTGAGCCGTGGTTACAACGAATACAATGTAGTAAACAGCCCGCTTTACGTGGTTGATAACGTACCTCAACCTACTGAAGATTATGTAGGCCCTGGCACCGGTACCGGCGCTAACTATTTAGCCGGCATTAACCCAAATGATATTGAAAGTATTGATGTGTTAAAGGACGCATCAGCAGCCGCAATATACGGCTCACGCGCGGCAAACGGTGTTATCCTGATCACTACCAAAAAAGGTTTATCTGGCGATCCTAAAGTAACGCTTAACAGTTATTACGGTTTAACGCAACGTCCGCAGTTGCGCGATGTCACCCTCGGCGCCGAAGAACGTCGCCAAAAAATGCAGATACTAAATCAACAGTTGAATTACGACCAAAAGCAACAACTTCCGTTTATGCTTACGGATAGCTTAAATGAAGCTTTTAATGGTAATAACGACTGGCAGGACCTTTTTTACCAAACCGGTAAAATCTCAAACGTTGACCTCGGCTTAAGCGGCGGCGGTGCAGGTAATATGGTCTATCGCTTTAGCGGTGGCCATTATAACGAGGAAGGTATAATTAAAGCCACCGGTTTTAAGCGTTATACCGGCAGGTTAAACCTAACCGCGCACGCGCTTAACAATAAGCTGACGATTAACCCTTTAATTGCCTATTCACGTTCAGACAGGGCACGCGGTAACGGCGACAACTCCAGCCCGATCAGTCTGGGTGCCGGCAACATGCCTTCATCTTTATTTAATTTATCGCCAGATAAAAAAGAGTATTATTTAGGTGCTTATCAGTCAAACCTGGATAAGAACATCAGCAACCAGCTTACGTTTAACCTGAATCTCGCGCTTGAGATAAATAAACATCTAACGCTAACCTCACAATCATCATTCCTGCAAACCAACGCCAGGCGTGATTTGAGCCGGAGCAGTTTACTGCAAAACGGTCAGGGTAATTACTCTTATAGTTATGCCGATGCCGGTATGCAGATAAATACCTCAAACTTTTTCACTTACAACAATTCATTTGGTAAGCATAACGTAAGTGGTGTGGCCGGCCAGGATATATTGTATAACACTTTTCAAACCACTACCGCTTCCGGTTTTAACGGACCTTCAGATAATATACAAACCGTTAGAGGCTTCCAGCAATCAAAAATCGGCGCAGGGTCGGATTACCAGGCTTACGGGTTACTTTCATACTACGGCCGCGCCAGTTATGATTATGATAGCCGCTACCTGTTATCAGTAAGTGCCCGTACAGACGGTTCATCACGCTTTGGTAAAAACCACAAGTGGGGTTTCTTTCCCGCCGCGTCTGTTGGTTGGTTAATCTCTGAAGAGTCGTTTATGAAGGACAATGAAAACAATCCCTTCACTTTGTTAAAGCTACGCGGTAGTATTGGTACATCGGGTAGTTTACCTACCAATAACTACTTGCAATATAATTTGTATAACGTTAATAACGGTGGTTTTGAAGGTAATGGCGGCGCAACATCATACAATGGTGTTACCGCTATTACACCAAACTTTTATGATGGTGCTGCACAAAACAGCTTAAGCTGGGAGCGTTCAAAACAATGGAATATTGGTACCGATATTGAAATCAAGAATGGTAAATATGCAGTATCGTTAGACGTGTATAACAAAGAGTCTTCCCTGCAATTATTCAGTGTTGACTTGCCGGTTACTACTGGATATGACCTTGCACTTACCAACGCAATTGGTGTGCGTAACTCAGGTGTCGATCTGACTATTTCTGCCAATCCTTTAGAAGGCAACTTCAGATGGTATACCCGCTTAAACGTTACCTACAACAAAAACAAGATTATGAACCTGCCGAACGGCAACCGAGATTTGGTAATGAGTGGCGACAGGTTTGATAAATCGCACATACTATCGGTAGGCTCTCCTATTAATGCGTTCTACCTGTATCAAACACTTGGTGTGTTCCCTACAATTGAAAGCATTCCTGCTAACCCTTACACCGGCGAGCGTTACCGTAACAGCAACGGCACTTACAACCCGGGCGACTTTTATCTGGCTGACCTTGATGGCGACTATTTTGTAGATGTATTTAACGATGGTATCAACCCGGATAAAACGCCAATCGGTGATCCGAATCCGCGCTACGTAGGCGGCTGGAGCAATGATTTTAATTACAAAAGTTTCTCGTTAAATATCTTCTCTACGTTTACCTTTAAAAGGGACGTGCTAAACCTTTTTGAATCTGACCGTTTTTCAAACTCTACTGATGGCGATCCGATTAACAGGTTCGCTTACTACTCAACCCCTGACTTTAGCAAGCTGAATATTTGGAGAATGCCGGGAGACAACGCGCAGTACGCTAAATATGACATAGGTACTTACAGATATTATTATACAGGCGCTCAAACCTTCTTCCTTGAAAAAGGCGGCTATTTCCGTATTAAAAGCGTAAGGCTTAGCTATGATTTCAACCCAACTATTTTGAAAAGACTCGGACTGGGAAGATTAAGAGTTTACGGCATCATGGATAACGTAAAAATGTTCCAGCAATCAAAACGCTTACCTGATGCTGAAGCAGTTAACCCCTACGGCGAATATAATGGTGCAGGCTACCCAATACCTAAAAAGTACACTTTAGGCCTTGATATTCAATTTTAA
- a CDS encoding YajQ family cyclic di-GMP-binding protein, which produces MPSFDIVSKIDGQTLDNAINNAKKEILNRYDFNDSKSTVELDKKNNEITIVTENDMRLKAITDSIITRMTKQGLDANALDFGKEHYAAGNMIRKEIKVKEGIDKEAAKKIVKAIKDSGLKVQASIMDDQVRVQGKKIDDLQAVISLCRGNDFGQPLQYINMRN; this is translated from the coding sequence ATGCCATCATTTGATATTGTAAGCAAGATAGACGGACAAACGCTTGATAACGCTATTAACAACGCTAAAAAAGAAATTTTGAACAGATACGATTTTAACGACTCAAAAAGTACTGTCGAACTGGATAAAAAAAACAATGAGATAACCATAGTTACTGAGAATGACATGCGCCTTAAGGCGATAACTGATTCCATTATAACCCGCATGACTAAACAAGGGCTTGATGCTAACGCGCTTGACTTTGGTAAAGAGCATTACGCAGCCGGCAACATGATTCGCAAAGAAATTAAAGTTAAAGAAGGTATCGATAAAGAGGCCGCAAAGAAAATTGTAAAGGCAATTAAGGACAGCGGCCTTAAAGTGCAAGCCTCCATAATGGATGATCAGGTGCGCGTGCAGGGAAAAAAGATCGACGATTTACAGGCCGTTATAAGCCTTTGCCGCGGAAATGATTTCGGTCAGCCGTTGCAGTATATCAACATGCGCAATTAA
- the ppk1 gene encoding polyphosphate kinase 1: MDTQQIPLTNREISWLYFNDRVLQEAADPTVPLIDRIRFLAIFSSNLDEFYRVRVATLNRLANLNQKSKQILGYNPKKLLNQIKNIVVKQEKKFNNLYENIIIKQLAEEKIFILDEKQLNVARGTFVKSYFRERLLSTLVPIMLTDNGPLPELKDRAIYFFVKLTKNKKSRYALVEFPDNLPRFLVLPETNNLKFIILLDDIIRYNLEDIFFIFDHDSIEAYSIQLTRDAELDLDKEVSEKFVDALSKSLVKRKKGKPMRLLYDTDMPADMLQHLVGKMGLHGESMIPGNRYHKFKDFIKFPNVGKRELEYNKYPALPVDGISFGKSLISLIAKKDYLVSTPYQSFDYIIHFLREAAIDPKVKEISISVYRLADNSRVVHALINAAKNGKKVNCLVELRARFDEQNNIYWSNRLEEEGVRVVYGIPGYKVHSKICMVSRVEKGKVVNYGCLSTGNFNEKTAQIYADHTLFTANKKITDELAEVFKSLNRSQLPKGFKNLIVSPVDSRPAIYKLIDNEIRNAKAGKTAYMILKMNSLADEQMIEKLYQASGAGVKIDMIVRGMCCLVPGVKGYSENISVISIVDKYLEHARVHIYGNGGNELIYLTSADFMTRNIDNRVEVGFPLYDEDLKKEIKDIINLQLADNTKARDITSNNSNKYHRTRNVNPHRAQIDIYNYLKNKNTLK; the protein is encoded by the coding sequence ATGGATACCCAACAGATACCTTTAACCAATCGTGAAATAAGCTGGTTGTATTTTAATGATCGTGTACTGCAGGAAGCAGCAGATCCTACTGTGCCGCTTATAGACCGAATTCGCTTTTTGGCTATCTTTTCATCAAACCTGGATGAGTTTTACCGGGTTAGGGTTGCCACATTGAACAGGCTGGCCAACCTCAACCAAAAATCAAAGCAAATATTAGGTTATAACCCCAAAAAACTACTTAATCAGATAAAGAACATCGTGGTTAAGCAGGAAAAAAAGTTTAATAACCTGTATGAAAATATTATTATCAAGCAACTTGCGGAAGAGAAGATATTCATCTTAGATGAAAAACAACTGAACGTTGCCAGGGGAACATTTGTTAAAAGCTACTTTCGTGAGAGATTGCTTTCAACACTGGTGCCTATAATGCTCACAGATAACGGCCCGTTGCCCGAGTTAAAGGACCGTGCGATATACTTTTTTGTAAAGCTGACCAAAAATAAAAAATCCAGATACGCGCTTGTCGAGTTTCCGGATAATTTACCCCGCTTTCTGGTGCTGCCCGAAACAAATAACTTAAAGTTTATTATCCTGCTCGATGATATCATCAGATACAATCTGGAAGATATATTCTTCATTTTTGATCACGATAGTATAGAGGCATACTCCATACAGCTTACCCGCGATGCTGAACTTGACCTGGACAAGGAGGTAAGTGAGAAATTTGTTGACGCCCTATCAAAAAGCCTGGTTAAACGAAAAAAAGGTAAACCGATGCGTTTACTTTATGATACCGATATGCCTGCCGATATGCTACAGCACCTTGTAGGCAAAATGGGACTACACGGCGAGAGTATGATACCAGGTAACCGCTACCATAAATTTAAGGATTTTATAAAGTTCCCGAATGTTGGTAAACGCGAGTTGGAATACAACAAGTATCCGGCATTACCTGTTGATGGTATTTCGTTTGGTAAAAGCCTGATCAGTTTAATTGCTAAAAAGGATTACCTGGTAAGCACGCCTTACCAGTCCTTCGACTATATTATTCACTTTTTACGAGAAGCAGCCATTGATCCAAAGGTTAAAGAGATCAGCATTTCAGTTTATCGCCTGGCTGATAACTCGCGGGTAGTGCATGCACTAATAAACGCTGCTAAGAATGGTAAAAAAGTTAATTGCCTTGTTGAGCTTCGTGCCCGTTTTGATGAGCAGAACAATATATATTGGAGTAACCGTTTAGAAGAAGAAGGAGTACGCGTGGTTTATGGCATCCCCGGCTATAAAGTGCATTCAAAAATTTGCATGGTAAGCCGGGTTGAAAAAGGCAAAGTGGTTAACTACGGTTGTCTTTCTACAGGGAATTTTAATGAGAAGACCGCGCAGATTTATGCAGATCATACCCTGTTTACGGCTAACAAAAAGATTACCGACGAACTCGCCGAGGTATTTAAATCGTTAAACAGAAGTCAGTTGCCAAAAGGTTTCAAAAACCTGATCGTATCTCCGGTTGACTCGCGCCCGGCAATTTATAAGTTAATAGATAATGAAATACGTAACGCCAAGGCCGGTAAAACGGCATATATGATATTAAAGATGAACAGCCTGGCCGATGAGCAAATGATTGAAAAACTTTATCAGGCCAGCGGGGCGGGTGTGAAAATAGATATGATTGTGCGGGGCATGTGTTGCCTTGTTCCCGGCGTAAAAGGATATAGTGAGAACATCAGTGTTATCAGTATAGTTGATAAGTATCTTGAACATGCCCGCGTACATATATACGGTAATGGCGGCAATGAGTTGATCTACCTTACTTCGGCAGATTTTATGACGCGTAATATCGATAACAGGGTAGAGGTGGGTTTTCCTTTGTACGATGAAGATCTGAAAAAAGAGATCAAAGATATTATTAACCTGCAATTAGCCGATAACACCAAAGCACGGGATATTACCTCAAATAATAGTAACAAATACCATCGCACCCGTAATGTAAACCCGCACCGGGCGCAAATAGATATTTATAATTACCTAAAAAACAAAAATACTTTAAAGTGA
- a CDS encoding exopolyphosphatase — protein sequence MRYAAIDIGSNAVRMLIAEIVENNHSVSFKKNTLIRVPLRLGDDAFLHQHISERKSADLVKTMQAFSNLIDVYKVTDYMACATSAMREANNGDKVVKEIKEKAGIDLEIIHGEKEAKIIYNSHADQEIDKSKNYLYIDVGGGSTELSLFSAGELIASHSFNLGTIRILDNQDKEETWEEMREFIRKHTRGFKDIAGIGTGGNINKLYRLSEQKDKSPMQFNKLKSLYSYLSSFSLKDRINVLGLNHDRADVIIPACEIYITVMKTAGIKQIYVPSVGMVDGIIQTLIEKNFPQNR from the coding sequence GTGAGATACGCTGCCATAGACATAGGATCAAACGCTGTACGCATGCTGATTGCCGAAATTGTTGAAAACAACCATTCGGTATCGTTTAAAAAAAACACACTCATACGTGTGCCGTTAAGGCTGGGCGATGATGCCTTTCTTCATCAGCATATCTCTGAGAGAAAATCGGCCGATTTGGTTAAAACCATGCAGGCGTTCAGTAACCTGATTGATGTTTACAAGGTAACGGATTATATGGCCTGCGCCACATCAGCCATGCGTGAAGCAAATAACGGCGACAAGGTAGTAAAGGAAATAAAGGAAAAAGCTGGAATCGACCTGGAGATTATACATGGCGAAAAAGAAGCTAAAATAATTTACAATAGCCATGCCGATCAGGAAATAGACAAAAGCAAAAACTATCTGTACATTGATGTAGGCGGCGGCAGCACTGAGTTGTCATTATTTTCGGCCGGGGAGCTTATCGCTTCACATTCATTCAACCTGGGTACAATACGTATTCTGGATAACCAGGATAAAGAAGAAACCTGGGAAGAAATGCGCGAATTTATCCGTAAGCATACCCGCGGATTTAAAGATATCGCAGGTATAGGCACAGGCGGAAACATCAACAAGCTTTACCGCTTGTCTGAACAAAAAGATAAATCGCCGATGCAGTTTAATAAGCTTAAATCGCTTTATAGCTATTTAAGTTCCTTTTCGTTAAAAGACAGGATAAACGTTTTGGGCCTTAACCATGACCGGGCAGATGTGATCATTCCAGCATGTGAGATATACATTACAGTAATGAAAACAGCAGGAATTAAGCAGATTTATGTACCGAGCGTAGGCATGGTTGATGGCATTATACAAACGCTGATAGAGAAGAACTTTCCGCAAAATCGCTGA
- a CDS encoding UbiX family flavin prenyltransferase → MKKKIVIAITGASGAIYARLLLNKLKLLQNQIAEVGIIMSTNAREVWRVELGNDDYQSYPFKFYDKYDFSAPFASGSAKFDTMVIVPCSMGTLGRIASGVSDDLTTRAADVILKERRKLILVARDTPLNLIQLRNMITVTEAGAIVCPAVPSFYSNPKTIEEVALTVVDRVVDLIGLENNSYRWGESQ, encoded by the coding sequence ATGAAAAAAAAGATCGTTATAGCCATTACCGGAGCCAGCGGCGCTATTTATGCCAGGCTTTTGTTAAATAAACTTAAGCTATTACAAAACCAGATAGCCGAAGTTGGCATCATCATGTCAACCAACGCACGCGAAGTTTGGCGGGTTGAATTAGGCAACGATGATTATCAATCTTATCCATTCAAATTTTACGATAAATATGACTTCAGCGCGCCGTTTGCCTCAGGTTCTGCCAAGTTTGATACCATGGTTATCGTTCCGTGTTCAATGGGAACGCTCGGCCGTATAGCCAGCGGTGTATCTGACGACCTAACCACCCGCGCGGCCGACGTAATTTTGAAAGAGCGGCGCAAACTCATATTAGTAGCGCGTGATACACCGCTTAACTTAATTCAGTTACGTAACATGATAACTGTAACCGAGGCTGGTGCAATAGTGTGTCCTGCGGTGCCATCATTTTACAGCAACCCTAAAACAATTGAGGAAGTAGCGCTTACAGTGGTTGACCGTGTGGTAGACTTAATCGGATTAGAAAACAACAGTTACAGATGGGGTGAAAGTCAGTAA
- a CDS encoding SGNH/GDSL hydrolase family protein yields the protein MNKLYQYLSVALLSVTYLSCSAQAVVLKNNDLQHIRYTGRVAVSDSNTMLSWTATSVKVNFKGTSAKVLLNDEAGDNYYNVILDGRVKSVLHLQKGKKEYTLAEGLPDNKHELELFKRTEWSMGRTWLYRFSFNKGATLLNAPAPKKRRIEVFGNSITCGYAVEDTSGKDRGTAPYENGYISYATITARHFNADYYSTSKSGIGITVSWFPLIMPEMYDRLYANDSTIKWDFKQYQPQVVIINLFQNDSWLTNMPDNPQFKSRFGTTPPTAEQLTSAYRNFVKTIRSKYPDANIICALGNMDATKEGSPWPGYIKQATADLNDKKIYTCFFPYKQTPGHPSATEQQAMADQLIAFIDKNIKW from the coding sequence ATGAATAAACTTTACCAATACCTAAGTGTAGCTTTACTAAGCGTTACCTATTTATCATGCTCAGCGCAAGCCGTTGTTTTAAAAAATAACGACCTGCAGCATATCCGTTACACAGGCCGGGTGGCTGTTAGTGATAGTAATACCATGCTTTCGTGGACGGCGACGTCGGTAAAGGTGAATTTTAAAGGTACTTCTGCCAAAGTATTATTGAATGACGAAGCAGGTGACAACTACTACAACGTTATTTTAGATGGCAGGGTAAAAAGCGTTTTGCATCTGCAAAAGGGAAAAAAGGAATACACACTTGCTGAAGGGCTACCCGACAATAAGCATGAATTGGAGTTATTTAAACGTACCGAATGGAGTATGGGCCGAACCTGGTTATACCGATTCTCTTTTAACAAGGGTGCGACTTTGCTCAACGCTCCAGCACCCAAAAAACGCCGTATTGAGGTTTTCGGCAACTCCATAACCTGCGGTTACGCTGTTGAAGATACTTCAGGTAAGGATAGAGGTACAGCACCTTACGAAAACGGTTACATTAGCTATGCAACTATTACAGCGCGCCATTTCAACGCGGATTACTATAGCACATCAAAAAGCGGGATAGGTATTACTGTAAGTTGGTTTCCGCTTATAATGCCCGAAATGTACGATAGGCTTTACGCGAACGATTCTACTATTAAATGGGATTTTAAGCAATATCAGCCGCAGGTGGTAATCATCAACCTTTTTCAAAATGACTCTTGGTTAACCAACATGCCCGATAACCCCCAGTTTAAATCTCGTTTCGGCACAACTCCACCAACGGCCGAACAACTGACCTCTGCTTACCGGAATTTCGTAAAAACTATACGATCTAAATATCCCGACGCCAATATTATATGTGCGCTTGGTAATATGGATGCTACAAAAGAAGGCTCTCCCTGGCCCGGTTACATTAAACAGGCCACCGCGGATCTTAACGACAAGAAAATTTACACCTGTTTTTTTCCGTACAAGCAAACGCCCGGTCATCCCAGTGCAACCGAACAGCAGGCTATGGCCGATCAGTTAATTGCATTTATCGATAAGAACATAAAGTGGTAA